TGGATAACTCTACTAATTTATCATGTAAAGACAAGATATGTCGTTCAATATCTTCTTGGTAAACTGAAGACGTTTCTAAATCTAATTTTCTTTGTTCAAAGATTGTGCTTTCATAATTTCCTTCAGCTAAATATTGTAATTCATTCTCAATTTGTAAAAACTCTTTTTGATTCATAAAATAGATAATCGTAGTGACAATTAAACCGATAATTATTGCAAAACCAATTAAATAGACTAAATAAGGAATATATAAAAGTCGAATTGAGATTAAATCCATATACCAAGAATTTTCTGAAATTGCCGAACCATAGGCAATTGAGATCAAAACCATAATGACAAAGGAAAAAAAAGTAATTGAAAGAAAGAGCTTCTGATTTGCAGCTTTTTTCATATTCCAATCACCTCTAAATCCCCAAATAAAATATTAGTAATAATTTTAATTTTTCTTGAACTTTGTTCATAATGTGAGCTGTACAGTTTGACTGACTCATTTTGAAGTCCAAAGCTTTCTCCTTCAAAACTAACTTTCCCACGTAATGTACTATGCTCAATCATAATTCCCACATCAAGCGGCACTAAAATTCGAGTTTTACCAAACCCTTTACGAATGACAACAAAACTTTCATCTTTAGGCAATAACGTATTTCCTAAATCAACAATTGTGTCACCAGCAAAAATACTAAAATTAATATCATCCCATTCAAAAACGGAGTTTCCGATTCGTTCGCTACCAATCCATGAACGTTTCAAACGTTTATTGTTTTTTTCACTTGATGCTTCTGTTTCAATAATCATAATTTCTTTACGTTTCCATGGAGCATTAGAAAAATCGGCGGCGTTCATATTTGAAAACAAAGTGCTTCCGTTTAATACAAAGAAAATAACCGCAATTACAATCATTGCCCAAAATAAATTCGCAGACAATAAACCAAAGATCATTAATAAAGCGCCTAAAACTAACCAGAAGTTATTATTGTGTTTCTTTTGTAATTTTCTTTTTAAATTCCAGATAACTAAAAGTGCTCCAATAAAAAAAGCAACAATCAATTGAGGAGTTTTAAATATTTGATAGAGCAAACCAATAAACAGCAGTCCTTCTAAAAGGATAAATAGTTTCCAACTTTTGTTCATTCTGTCTCCCTCCTCTGCTTTTTATTCTAACCTAAGTATAGCCATTTTTCTACTTATATACAGTGTGCTAAAGCATGATATCTAGCTACGACTTAAGTCTGAATTTGTTCATTGGTACAAAAGGAAAAGCTGCCCCAATGAGCAGCTTAATTTTGTATCCTCAAAAAGAATGAATCTTCTTCATTCCATCACTTAATTTTAAATTTAAGCAATTTTAGTGATCTTAACTTGCATATCTCCACCTGGAGTTGAAATCGTTACTTCTTCATTAATGCTTTTTCCTAGTAAAGCTTTAGCAATTGGTGAATCATTTGAAATTTTACCAGAAAAAGGATCTGCTTCAGCACTTCCAACAATTGTATACTCTTCTTCTTCACCATCTGGTAATTCAATGAAAGTAATTGTATGACCTAAGGATACTTTGTCCTTATCATTATTGTTATCAATGATTTGAGAGAAACGAATCATTGTTTCAATTGTTGTAATGCGCCCTTCAACAAAAGCTTGTTCATCTTTCGCAGATTCATATTCTGAGTTTTCAGAAAGATCTCCAAAACTACGTGCAATTTTAATGCGTTCAACGATTTCTTTTCTTTTTACAGTAATTAATTCTTCAAGTTCATTTTCAAGATTTTTTTTTCCTTCTAATGTCATTGGATATACTTTTTCTACCATTTCCTTAACTCTCCTTCTAAACACTATCTGTATTGACAGATAGTTCAGCGCTATCATGATTTTGAAAGCGTACTAATTTTTATTTTTTAATAGTGCTAAGATACCACGAAGCGAGTGAATTGTAAACAACATTCTGTTTATTTTTTTAATTTATTTTATTTATTTGTTAAGATAGAATGAATTTTCGTCGTCATTAAATCAATCGCCACTTGATTTTGTCCGCCTTCTGGAATAATTATATCGGCATATTTCTTCGTTGGCTCAATAAATTGATGATACATTGGCTTCACAACACTTAAATATTGTCCAATAACAGAATCTAGAGTACGACCACGTTCGTCCATATCTCGCTTAATACGTCGTATAATCCGAATATCATCATCTGTATCCACATAAACTTTAATATCCATTAGATCGCGCAAACGTTCATCTTCTAAAATCAAAATACCTTCAATAATAATGACTTCTTTTGGTTCTTGCACAATAACTTGATCACTTCGAGTATGTGCAGCATAATCATATATAGGTTTTTTAATTGTTTTATAAGTAATTAAATGCAATACATGCTGTATCATCAAATCTGTATCAAAAGCAAACGGATGATCATAATTTGTTTTTAAACGTTCTTCAAAATCCATTTGACTTTGATCTTTATAATAGAAATCTTGCTCTAGTAATAAAATTGAATGTCCTGAAAATTGATTGAAGATTGCTCGACTGACACTTGTTTTCCCACTACCTGATCCACCAGTTACACCAATAACAATTGGCTTGCTTTTTCCCATAACTACAATTACCTCTTTCCTTGTGAAAAGCATTGAGTCAATTGACTCAATGCTTTTTTTGTAACTTTATTCGCTTATTTTTTTACTTTACTATCAATATATTTCTCTTTTAGAACTAAATGTTCTTCATACGTTTCTGCATAATAGACTTTTCCAGTATCTGTATCCGCTAGGAAAAACAGATAATTTGTATCTGCAGGATTTAAAGCAGCTTTGATAGCTTCTAAACTTGGACTATTAAATGGTCCAGGACCAAAACCTTTATTTGCATATAGATTGTATGGAGAATCAACTTCAGTTTCTTTGATTGAGATAAATTCCTTATGTTCACCTAATGCATAAAGCACACTAATATCCGTTTGTAATGCCATGTCCTCTTTAATTCGGTTATAGAACACACTAGCAATTTTTGTACGGTCATCGTAAGTGACACCTTCTTTTTCTAATAAAGAAGCGACTGTTAAGACTTGTTGTACTGTTTTTGCTTGTCCGTTAATGGTTCCATAAAATGGATACAGCACTTCATTTGTTTTACTAATCATTTTTTCAACAATTTCATTTAAGGTCATGTTGGATGAAAAATCATAGACAGCTGGGAATAAATAACCTTCTAATCGATATTTTACATTTTCAGCAGCCATTGCACTATCTAATAATTTAGGATACTTTTTATGCATTTCATTAACAAATTCCTGATCTTGAATCAATTCCATAAAGTCTTTTTCTTTAAATTTCGTTGAATCTGCAATTGCTTTACCAATTTCATCTAAAGTATATCCTTCTTTAATCAAAATTATTTTGGAAGGATCCGTACCTCCACCTTTTTGTAAATCTTTGATAATCGTATCTAATGTCATTGAAGGTGAAAATTCATAGAAACCAGCTAAAAAGTCAGCAGCATTTTGAGTTTTTACGTAGTAATTAAAAACTAATGCACTTTTTATAATCTTTTTATCTTCTAAAATCTTAGCGATTTCTTTTGAAGTTGAACCAATTGGAACTTCAACAGAAAGTTTCTTCTCGCTCTTAGGATCTAAAGGTTTCAAGGAACTTGTTACGTAACTATAGCCAACTAATCCCAATATGACTAATAAAACCACCAATACTGAAATTATACTAAGTACAATTTTTCTCACCATGTTTGACTCTTTTTCTCTCTCTAATGTTCTTGAGTGCGATTCAGCTGTAAGTTTTTCCTTTTTTTCAGACTGATTCTCATTGTTATTTCCCAAGAAAGACCCTCCTAACTACAAATTAAAGAACTCTATTCTTAATCTTCCTTTAATTTCTTAACTAAACTAACTTCAACCATTATACATGATAATTTTATTAATGAGAACTAAAATATAAAGAATTAAGCAGAAATTCTCTTAATCATCTTTTAATTTCCATAAAGTAAACTTTAGCTTGTATTCTCAACTCTACTATTTTATCTTATCTTTTAAAAATATCCTAGTGAAATTTTGTTTTTTATAAAATTATTAACAACTCTTTCCTCTTCAATGTAATATAGTTCCTTTTTAACACTCAACAATATATAAGTACCATTACTACAACTAAGGTGGATTTTAGTGAGTGTTTTGAGAGCTAAATCATGGGAGAACAATGATAAAATTTTTCAATCCGTTACCCAACAAATAGCGGCCTTAAAAAAATATGGCTAATAAATAAAACAAATTTACTGAAAGACTACAATTTAATTTATTTTTATTTAGTCAAAAAAAGTTTTTCACCCTTTCACTGAATTACAGAGGGTCCTAACTATCCTGTCATCCATTTTTCTGATTATCTTGTAACTTCCTACTATAATATACTCCCTCTCATCACAGCATATCTGAGAGCTAGTTAAAGAATGCTCGTATTCTTTAACTAGCTCTTCTAAAAACTATAAAAAAAGAATTTGCTTTTCCCTATCCACTTATTCCAGTTTATAGTTGTAGCTATTTATTGACTATCTATCACACTTTATCTATACAAAAAAAGCTAAGCCCCAATCAGGGACTTAGCTTCAAATTAAGTTCTATTCTTCTTCATCTGCCATGAAAGTATTTAAAACTTCTTCAATCATATCCCATTCTTCATCTGTTTCAATTGGTTTCAAGTCGCCTTGATCGCCATTTTCTTGTTCAACATATGAGAATGCTTGTAATTCTATTTCTTCACCTTCAGGAATTCCTGCTGGGTAAACTAGAACGTATGATTTACCATAATCATCTGAATCAAATGTAAAAAGAATTTCGTATAATTCTTCATTTCCATTTTCATCAATAATTGTGATATGTTCATGATCGTGGTGTTCATCACCATGGTCGTGGTTGTGATCGTGTGACATTCTGCAACACTCCTTTAAAAATATGTGGTCTCAGCTTCATTCTACAGCATATTGATAAAAAAAGCTAGCTCGGATTGCCATCTAGATAGTTTTGCAAAATCATCACTGCTGCTACCTTATCAATGACTTTTTTACGTTTTTCTCGAGAAGTATTCGCCTGTTCGATTAACATTCTTTCAGCCTGAACTGTTGTTAAACGCTCATCTTGAAAAGCAACTGGCAAATCTATCTGCTCTTTCAATAATTCTGCATAACGCATTGAAGCTTCTGCACGAGGTCCAATTGAATTATTCATATTTTTAGGTAAACCGATGACGAATTTAGTAACTTCATATTCTTTGACTAATTCTAGGACACGAGAAATACCAAATTCTTCTTCATCTTCATTAATCCGAATAATTTCAATACCTTGCGCAGTCCATCCAAAAGGATCACTTATGGCAATTCCTACTGTTCTAGAACCTACATCTAATCCCATTGTTCTCATTTATTTGTATGGTCACTCTCTTTCAAGTATGTCTTGACTAGCTCTTCAACAATTTCATCACGTTCATGACGTCTAATTAAATTACGTGCATCTTTATGACGTGGAATATAGGCAGGATCACCTGAAAGTAAATAACCAA
The sequence above is a segment of the Carnobacterium gallinarum DSM 4847 genome. Coding sequences within it:
- the liaF gene encoding cell wall-active antibiotics response protein LiaF; its protein translation is MNKSWKLFILLEGLLFIGLLYQIFKTPQLIVAFFIGALLVIWNLKRKLQKKHNNNFWLVLGALLMIFGLLSANLFWAMIVIAVIFFVLNGSTLFSNMNAADFSNAPWKRKEIMIIETEASSEKNNKRLKRSWIGSERIGNSVFEWDDINFSIFAGDTIVDLGNTLLPKDESFVVIRKGFGKTRILVPLDVGIMIEHSTLRGKVSFEGESFGLQNESVKLYSSHYEQSSRKIKIITNILFGDLEVIGI
- the greA gene encoding transcription elongation factor GreA, whose protein sequence is MVEKVYPMTLEGKKNLENELEELITVKRKEIVERIKIARSFGDLSENSEYESAKDEQAFVEGRITTIETMIRFSQIIDNNNDKDKVSLGHTITFIELPDGEEEEYTIVGSAEADPFSGKISNDSPIAKALLGKSINEEVTISTPGGDMQVKITKIA
- the udk gene encoding uridine kinase encodes the protein MGKSKPIVIGVTGGSGSGKTSVSRAIFNQFSGHSILLLEQDFYYKDQSQMDFEERLKTNYDHPFAFDTDLMIQHVLHLITYKTIKKPIYDYAAHTRSDQVIVQEPKEVIIIEGILILEDERLRDLMDIKVYVDTDDDIRIIRRIKRDMDERGRTLDSVIGQYLSVVKPMYHQFIEPTKKYADIIIPEGGQNQVAIDLMTTKIHSILTNK
- the mltG gene encoding endolytic transglycosylase MltG, whose product is MGNNNENQSEKKEKLTAESHSRTLEREKESNMVRKIVLSIISVLVVLLVILGLVGYSYVTSSLKPLDPKSEKKLSVEVPIGSTSKEIAKILEDKKIIKSALVFNYYVKTQNAADFLAGFYEFSPSMTLDTIIKDLQKGGGTDPSKIILIKEGYTLDEIGKAIADSTKFKEKDFMELIQDQEFVNEMHKKYPKLLDSAMAAENVKYRLEGYLFPAVYDFSSNMTLNEIVEKMISKTNEVLYPFYGTINGQAKTVQQVLTVASLLEKEGVTYDDRTKIASVFYNRIKEDMALQTDISVLYALGEHKEFISIKETEVDSPYNLYANKGFGPGPFNSPSLEAIKAALNPADTNYLFFLADTDTGKVYYAETYEEHLVLKEKYIDSKVKK
- a CDS encoding DUF1292 domain-containing protein, producing MSHDHNHDHGDEHHDHEHITIIDENGNEELYEILFTFDSDDYGKSYVLVYPAGIPEGEEIELQAFSYVEQENGDQGDLKPIETDEEWDMIEEVLNTFMADEEE
- the ruvX gene encoding Holliday junction resolvase RuvX, translating into MRTMGLDVGSRTVGIAISDPFGWTAQGIEIIRINEDEEEFGISRVLELVKEYEVTKFVIGLPKNMNNSIGPRAEASMRYAELLKEQIDLPVAFQDERLTTVQAERMLIEQANTSREKRKKVIDKVAAVMILQNYLDGNPS
- a CDS encoding IreB family regulatory phosphoprotein; this encodes MSSIDETVRFDFGENHEKNVKETLTLVYAALEEKGYNPINQIVGYLLSGDPAYIPRHKDARNLIRRHERDEIVEELVKTYLKESDHTNK